The Sebastes umbrosus isolate fSebUmb1 chromosome 10, fSebUmb1.pri, whole genome shotgun sequence nucleotide sequence AAGACTTACCTTATCATTCAGGTAGTGGTACTGACCCGTGTGGGTCATCAGAGGAGCCATCACTGTGGTTgtttcattcacataaaactCCTGCAAGGCGGTCTTCTCTGGTTGAAAAGCTGTCCTCCAGTTGCCTAAACAGACACAACCAAAGAGCACAATCAGGAACTGCAAGGTGGCGCAGTTTTTGACAGAACTCTGGATTTCAGTTTGGTATATCAGCATCTAGGTCAACAGCATAAATCTAAGTGTGTTTGACTGGCACATCTATGGTAAATGTACAGCAACTTAATTTATTGCAAATCTGACTGTGGTCATAATAATTTGTACCATGCTTGACTTAATATTTTCATCCTGGCATTGTGACAAAGATTGGAGATTATTGAAATGATTAAAAGTTGGTATCGATTCACATTGTGCTCCTAAAACACAAAGTTACTTTGGACTTTAAATAATGAAACTCAATCTGTGTGTTCTGTAAGATAAATgtaacagagaggaagaagaaacagaCCTTGGAAGTTGAAGGAAGAAACAAACAGAAGGTCGCTGCTGGAGTTCAGATCTTCGAAGACATCCTTCACCTTCCCTCCTGATGTCTTCTCCATGAAGCTGTTCACCAGCTGCTCTGCCTCCTGAGGTTTGGAGAAGTCCACACCGCGGATGAACGACGTGTCGGAGAAGTCCTGCGTGCCTTGAATAAAGTCCTCGGACAGTTGAGCGTCCTGGCGAGTGAAGGCCCAGACCTGGGTGGTGATTTCATCTTTGGGTCCATCGTCCACCAGAGAGTTAATGCCCTGCAGGGTCTTGAGAACCCTGTGTCCGTCCACTAAGGACACACAGTCCTTTTGGTCGGTGCCTCTGTCCAGGCCCAGTAGTTCCTGGATGGAAAGGAGTGAATTGGGAAAGATTAActtctctgacctcaagatatttgaatgaaaatgggttctatgggcacccacgagtctcccctttacagacatgctcactttatgataatcacatgcagtttggggcaagtcatagtcaaggagaatgaaaagaggagatgtcacacgtcatcaacgcgtcatatctttggggtacaacacatgcgcagtaaaatctgatctTCATCTGATctaattgagccaatagcaacgcacgaccgcagctccagttacactgcggaTGTGTCATACCCCAGAGCTCTAaaccgtgtcccagcctctttcaataggccttggtcatagtcaagtcagcacactgacacactgttgggcttgagtttgccatgtcatgatttgagcatatttatatgttaaatgcagtacctgtgagggtttctggacaatatttgtcattgttttgtgttggtaattgatttccaataataaatgcatacatacatttgcatagagccagcatatttgcccactcccatgttgatacgaatattaaatacttgacaaatctccctttaaggtacattttgaaaggaaaaaatatgtgcaattaatttgcgattaatcatggacaatcatgcgattaatcgtaattaaatgttttaatcgattgacacccCTACCTCAAACTCTATTGGACTATCTCTACAATGAGAACAAATCAAAAGCAAATACCTGGTACAGCCTCGCTGTCTTCCTGGAGGCCCCCAGGTAGAAGGTGACGAGTGATCCAAAAGTGTTGAGCGGCGAGAGGAGGGTGTTGGTGCTGTGCTGCTTGTTGCCGCCAGCCTGGTACATCCTCAGGCCCAGAGTGTTCAACAGATGTGCCAGAACCGCCGTCCTCTCTGTGATGTTCTGCCTTTGTGCGTCCAGTTTGGATGGGTCCCTGCTGTCTGGTGTGAGGACTTCATTATCAAGGGGGGCCACTGGAAGTGTCTCCAGAGGCTCGGACGTCTGTGTCTGCAGGGTCTCGCAGCTGACGTTGTCAGCGGCAAAGAGGTAGAAGGGGTGGACGTAGACGCGGTTGGCTTGGCTTCCTGAGAGGTAGCAGCAGAGTAGGAGGGCTAGAAGAGGCGACCGCATTTTACCTTTTGTTGGTAGTCACCTTTAAAATGATTCTTTCTGTGGAGGGAGACAGATAGTTTTACTTTACAATGAGTTATCTTGAGTATATCAACTGCCTCTTGAGTCTCAGTGAGCACTAAATATTTGTGACCCGTGAATGCTACATCACTAATAGTGCGGCTCTCGTCAGAAATCTGGCTGGATCTGGTTTTGCGTCTCTGACAGGATTGGCTGGCAGGAACATTGGACACAGAGCGGCATGTCAGTGATGGATTGATTGCTCTTTGTGTGTCCTCTCTCCTGCTGGTCAGTGAATGCGAGTAGGCATTACCCTCTACTACAGAGGTCGCATAGATAATGAAGACGCATCTATGTGCGTCTGTGTGCGAGTTAGTATGTGCTCAGAGACTAAAATAAGATGGATGTTTCAATTGGatattgtttgttgtttacttAGATCCTGTTAAAGCAGCCTTCAGATTGGGGACGCAAACTGAGGCGGGCATCAAACCAAATTGTCACCATATATTAAGACAAAAATGCTCAATGTGATTGGAAAATATGACACAAATTTGGCTGGATTTATGTTGTAATAACTGTAGAAATGAAGACATTCtctagaataaaataatagatatgtcacaaaacaaacttttacacacataaagtcaaaataatcaaaaataatgtaataaattcattgagatatttcagattttctcattgtaattttgttgccagAGCTCCTATAATGAATGCAGAGTGAACACTGAAGTACTGCTTCTACCATCTAAGTTGAACTGTCAACTTTCTCTCCTTTGTGAaactttttattgtttaacctagatgtctgtggaggagagtacTGAGTGCTCTTGTGCAAAAATAGGACTTTATCCTTTCTGTTGAACGTGCAGAAATGTGGACTGATGGACTCTTGGAAGAGGTGAGCAAACACTAGATTTTCCTCTATTTGGAAATGCACCG carries:
- the agt gene encoding angiotensinogen; translation: MRSPLLALLLCCYLSGSQANRVYVHPFYLFAADNVSCETLQTQTSEPLETLPVAPLDNEVLTPDSRDPSKLDAQRQNITERTAVLAHLLNTLGLRMYQAGGNKQHSTNTLLSPLNTFGSLVTFYLGASRKTARLYQELLGLDRGTDQKDCVSLVDGHRVLKTLQGINSLVDDGPKDEITTQVWAFTRQDAQLSEDFIQGTQDFSDTSFIRGVDFSKPQEAEQLVNSFMEKTSGGKVKDVFEDLNSSSDLLFVSSFNFQGNWRTAFQPEKTALQEFYVNETTTVMAPLMTHTGQYHYLNDKVRRCTVVKLSLSKRSYMLLVLPHEGANLHDIVSKLLTDDMSKWHQNLQEGLLELSLPKFSMSSVTDLRDLLTDMGPQVEAELLGSQAEFSQLSNTTPFTIDKAVNKVMFEMSEEGAEPQDTIQEAGIPLKLSINRPFFFSVIEGDSNAILMMGKIINPTL